TCGAGTCGATCACGTGACCATGCAGTGATTTCAGCGAACAGATTTTGCCCTTCACTTAACCGTAAACCCAGCAGCACATGCCCCTCACGAGCGGGGTCTATACGCTGCACGGTCACGGGCAATACATTCAACAGACTGGTGTTCTCCGGTTTCGTGAGCGCGATTCCAACATCCTTCGCAAGAATACGCAAACGTTGTGACTTGCCAACGCTGTCTGAATAAATAGGGGTGCTCAACCAAAAACAATCCTGGCCAACATAAAAAGACGTTAACCCATGCTCTTTCTGCCCCAGCTGGCCCTTGATAACTGACACCACACCATCATCGTGAAACAGCGGGGAATCCGACCGAGATAAGGTGTGTTTAAGCGTTTCAACGCGATCAATGCGTCCATCCCGTAGAAACACCACCCGGTTTGCAAGACGCTCTACTTCGGCGGGCGCATGGGTAACATAGACAATCGGTACATCCGCTTCTTCAACCAGGCGCTCGAGATAGGGGAGAATCTCACGCTTGGTTTGCGTGTCGAGCGCCGAAAGGGGCTCATCCATCAAGAGCAGGCGCGGACTGGTCAACAGCGCACGCCCCAACGCAACACGCTGACGCTCTCCACCGGAAAGTTTATTAATATTACGCTCAATAATATTTTCGATGCCCAACATACGAACCACTTCATCCAGATGGAGTTTACGCTCCGCAATTGGTGTGCGTTTGTAACCGTAGAGGAGATTTTCGCGTACAGACAGATGGGGTAATAAACTGGCCTCTTGAAAAACCATGGCGATCCGTCGCCGATGCAATGGAACCCAGTGGCGTCCATTCAGCCAAACTTCATGACGAAAGCTGACGCGCGCGTCGTTCGGACGCTCCAGACCGGCAATCAGTCGCAGCAATGTCGTCTTACCCGAGCCGGAACGTCCAAACAGAACGGTGACACCTTCCGCTGGCCAATCAACGTCGACATCAAAAATAAAATTTGAATGGGTAATTCGGGCACGTACCGACAAGGTCATGGTTTTACCATCTCAAAACCTCGATTAAACCGGTACACCACAAACAGCACGATAAATGCGAAGATCAATAGCATCAGACTCAGTCTTCCCGCAGCGGCATACTGCATGCCCTCAGTATAGCCATAGATTGTGGTTGATAAGACGTGGGTCACGCCCGGAATATTGCCGCCCACCATCAGGATGACCCCGAACTCGCCCATGGTGTGAGCGAAAGTGAGCGTCATGGCGACGATAAAGCCCCCTTTGGTCATCGGTAAAATGACGCTAATGAAACGATCTATTAGACCAGCCCCCAGCGAAGCCGCCACCTCGATCGGGCGTCGCCCCAGATTAGTGAAGGCTTGCTGCAAGGGTTGTACGGCAAATGGCATGGAATACAATATTGAGCCGATCAATATGCCCTCAAAAGTAAAGGCAAGATGATGGAGCCCCATATCCTCTAACGCTCCGCCGATGAAGCCGCGCGGGCCAAGCGTGATCAAGAGATAAAATCCAAGCACGGTGGGTGGTAATACCAGCGGCAAGGCAACCACAGCCTGCACGGCGGTTCGATAGGTAGAACGCCCGCTAGCCAACCACCACGCAATCGGCGTGGCAATCACCATTAAAATTAAGGTGGTGTATAGACAAAGCCGGAGCGTAAGCCAGATTGCCGTCCAATCCTCTGCACTCAAACTCAAGCTTTGTCTTAAGTATTCCAATATCAGTACTCCAACATCCATTTTCCAATCTGTTATTTTTTAGGCACCACAAAACCATAGCTTTCCACGATTTTGCGCGATTCGGGCGTCTGGAAGTAAGCCGCAAATTGCCGTGCCAGCGCACTGTCCTTCGCTCGTTTGGTGATTACGAAGGCTTGGGCCAATGGTTCATGAAACATGAAAATAGACTAAGGTATATAACGATAGTTAAAAAAATTGCGCAACAACGGTTATTTTTTATTAGTCCACACCAACAATAATGTGCGACGCCTTGATCAAGGCGCATGCACAGCTACCCACGGTAAGCGCAAGCATTTTGTGCGACTCATTGGTGATAATCGCAGCAAGCGTAACACCTTTACCCAGATCAAGCAGTACCTCGGTATTTACCGAACCTTCCTCAATATGACTAATCACCCCACACAAACGGTTACGCGCTGATGTTTTGATCTTTTCGTCCGCCGGGGTCAGAACTATCCATGACGCCTTAATCAAAGCATACACGACCTTGCCTGGTACAAGATCAAGTGAGCGTACACTATCCTGAGTAACAATGGCGTACAGGGCTTCACCACTGGCAAGCTTCAACGTCACCTCCGCATTTACTACACTCTGTTGCACGCTTTCAACAATTCCCATGAAAGCATTGCGTGCACTCGTTTTCACTTCTATCCTTTTCAGAAGCTGAAAACTATTACCCAGCGTTACATCTTCATCAAGCGCTGCGAAAAATTGGGTTTGCAAAGCAGCGATGCGTCCCATTTCATTTACCAAACGCTGCCCCACTTCCGTTAGCTCTGCCCTGCCGCCACCACGACCTCCTTGCCGAGCCACTACAAGAGGTACGCCAGCAAGATTATTCATGGCTTCAACTGCTTCCCAAGCACCCTTGTAGGTCATCCCGACTGTCTTTGCGGCGCCATTAATCGAATTTGCCTGACCAATCGCAGCCAGTAATTCAAGTCTTCGTGCGGAAACCTTGCCACCGTCAAAGTCGAGCGACAAGGGGGCACTAAAACTACCAATTTGTTTTTTAGGTGGCATAGTCATGAAAATAACGCTACTAAATTACAGGCTGTAAAAAACATTATTTACAAAACAACACAATATATTGATTAATAAGCACCGATCTACACCATCAATAACTAAACTTAGTCCCTTATCTAATGAAGAACCACAAAAGGTTTGAATCCCAAGCGCGGTTGCAACCTTTCTGCGATAGCGCGTGCCTCATCCTGTGTAGCATAGGGGCCAATGTGCACGCGCACCATATCATCATCCTTCTGGTACAGCTCGACGCGTTTGCCACCACCTTCGAATTCAATATTCATACGTCCGAGAAAACTCTCTGCACCCTGCTGTGACCGAAAGGCACCCAATTGCAAATACACATTACCCATCGCTGCCGGTTCGCTTGAAACAGACATTGCAGTTGTTGGCTTCAAGGGGGTAACAACTACTGAATCCGTTATTTCTATAGGCTGGACATTGCTGTCTGCCACCAAGCTTTCTACCTCCACCACTACTTCAGCACTGCCATTATCTACAATACCAAGCTTATAAGCAGCGACATATGAAAGATCAATGATGCGCTCACGCAGAAATGGACCTCGGTCATTTACACGTACCACTACCGATTTTTTGTTGCTAAGATTAGTTACGCGCGCATAACTGGGTACAGGTAATGTAGGATGAGCGGCAGTCATGCCATACATGTCATATATTTCGCCGCTAGCAGTGCGCTTGCCGTGAAATTTCTTACCATACCAGGAAGCAATACCTCGCTCTTTAAACCTACCAGGCGTAGTTAAAGGCGTGTACGTCTTTCCTAAAGCGGTATATTGGCTGTTAGCAAAACGGTGTAACGGCTCAGCACGCGGAACTGCATTCGGGATGGTATCCAGATTAGCGGGCACATCGGCACCAGGACTATCACCTTCCAAATAACCGCCACGCTTGGATTGGGCAATCGGAGTAGTTGGGGTAGCTTGTGCTTCGATTACGGGAGCGGGTGTACTGCGCATTTCATCCTTGCGTGGCGGTACGCTGCCACATGCGGTGAGGATGATTACTGCAAAAAATATCAGTCCAGTTTGTATATTCACTTGCACAACCCCCTATTTATGATTCCATTATTAAACACATTCCTATTTGATACAGGAGAGAATTGAATATAAGTATAGCGTAATCCGTCCAAATCTATTCAACCTCAGATTGAGGTAAGTTGTAAAAAATGGGGCCGAAATTGTGCAGACAATTACCCACGAACCGTAAGGGAAATTATTGAGACACCGGTAAAAAACATCTGAGGTACGCTCAAAAATGCGCGGGTTCATCATCAGCGCTACCGCACCCGAGCGTAGGCAGTACAACAGATTACTCAGCGCGTCGAGATCTTTTTTAACCGGCAGCGGAAACAGGCCCGCCTTGGCTAGTTATCACCTGTTGCTTTCACGCAGCAATATTATGAAAATCAGCTCGCTACTTAACGCGTTGGACGCCCTATTGCCAGCCAATCTCATCAAGTTTGCACCAATTTTTTATGGGTATGAATACTCATAAGCATGCCAAAACCAAGCAATAATGTGACCATAGACGTGCCGCCGTAGCTAATGAGCGGTAACGGTACACCCACCACTGGCAGAATGCCACTCACCATACCCATGTTGACGAAAGCATAGGTGAAAAAAGTGAGTGTGATGCTCCCAGCCATAAGGCGTGTGAAGTAAGTTGAAGCATTGGCCGTAATAACGAAACCACGCGCAATAACGAATAAATACAAGCTTAACAACACAATATTACCGAGCAAGCCGAATTCTTCCGAATACACCGCAAAAATGAAGTCGGTGGTGCGCTCCGGCAAAAAATCGAGATGAGCCTGAGTACCATTAAGATACCCCTTGCCAAATATCCCACCGGAACCCACCGCAATGATGGCCTGGATAGTGTGGTAGCCCCTGCCCAGTGCATCCTGTGCGGGATCAAGCAACATCATAATACGGTGGCGCTGATAGTCGTGTAGCGTGGACCACGCAAATGGCGCACTTGCCATTATTATGACCAAGAAGGTCAGCATGATTCGCCAGGATATACCGGCAAGGAATAACACATAAAATCCGCTAGCGGCGATCATAATAGCCGTACCCAAATCTGGCTGGCGCGCAATTAACGCCACCGGCAGCAGCAGCAGCAAGATTGCGACAAAATAATTTTTTAAAGTCAACATGGCTTCGTGCTTTTCAAAATACCAAGCCATCATTAATGGTACCGCTATCCTCATCAGCTCAGAAGGCTGAATGGTCGTCACTCCAATGTTTAACCAGCGCCGAGCACCGTTCGTGATTTCGCCGAAAAATGCTACGGCAATCAACAACACCATCCCTAACAGATAGGCTGGAACGGCTGCCCGCATCAAATAATGAAGCGGCATATTGGCCACTATCCATAGTGCAGCGCACGCCACCAGTATATTTGTCATCTGCGCCAAAACACGGAACCAATTACCGTCACTAGCGCTATATATCACCACCAAGCTAACCAGCAGAAGTAATCCAAGCAGCGTTAACAGAACGGGATCAAGGTGCGCGACGAAACGTTGCCATACGCGCCGCTTAATCATGTTCCACTCCTTCGGCTTCATCCACTGTAAGCAAGGGATGAGGCACCTTACCCAGCAGGAAATAATCCAACACCTTACGAGCAATCGGCGCAGCGGTAGAGCTACCGTGCCCCCCGTTCTCAACAAGCACTGCTAGCGCGATCTTGGGCTGATCGGAAGGTGCAAAGGCCATAAACCAAGCGTGGTCGCGATGCCGCTCCTGAATCTTGCTCTCGATGTATTTCTCGCCCTGTTTAATGCCGATTACCTGCGCCGTGCCGGTTTTGCCAGCGAAGGAATAGGATGCGCCCGCACCGGCCTTCGCGGCGGTGCCTCCAGGCTGCGTCACCGCCACCATAGCGCTTTTCACCAACGCGACATGCTCCGAATTGAGGTTGAGATTAGATTCTGGATTCGTCCCCAATGTGCGTTTTTCGCTAGTGCGCGAACTTTGCACCTCCTTCAACAGATGGGGGCGGTAGGCTACTCCATCGTTGGCCAGTACCGCAGTGGCATAAGCCAATTGCAACGGCGTAACTAAATTGTAGCCCTGACCGATACCAACCGAAACCGTATCACCGGTATACCATTTTTGCTTGTAGCGTTTCTGCTTCCACTCCTGTGACGGCATCAAGCCGGAGACCTCACCTTCCATATCAATACCAGTTTTCTTACCGAATCCAAACTCCGAAAAAAAGCTATATATGTTGTCTATACCCAATTCGGTGGCCAGTCCATAATAATAAGTATCACAAGACACCACGATGGATTTAAACAAATCTACGCTGCCATGCCCATCCTTTTTCCAATCTCGGTATCGGTGACGACTGCCGGGCAGACTGAAATAACCTGGATCACTGATAGTGTAGCCGGGTGTGCGTTTGTTGTAATACAGCCCAGCTAATGCCATGAATGGCTTGATGGTGGAGCCAGGTGAATACTGGCCTCGCAATGCGCGATTATTGAGGGGCACATCGGGCGAATTGTTAAGCTCATTCCAACTCTGTTCATCAATACCATCAATGAACAGGTTTGGATCGTAGCCCGGCTTGCTGACAAAGGCTAATACCTCCCCATTTCTTGGGTCTATCGCCACTAACGCACCCCGATAATTGCCAAACGCCTGCTCGGCAATTCCCTGCAATTTGGCATCTATCGTTAGTATTAAATTGTTGCCCGATACGGGTGGCGTGCGCGACAGCACTCGCACCTCGCGTCCACCCGCATCCACTTCCACCTGTTGGAAACCGGTTTTACCATGTAATTCGCCCTCGTAACTTTGCTCGATGCCAGTCTTACCGATGTAATCGGAACCACGATAATTAGCAGCTATTTCATCCTCCTCCAGCTGCGCAATTTCGCTTTCATTAATACGACCGATATAACCGACCAGGTGAGAAATTTGCTCGTGATAAGGATACTCACGGAACAAACGCGCCTTAATTTCTACGCCAGGAAAACGATAGCGCTGCGTAGAAAAGCGCGCCACTTCATCATCTGTTAAACGGTTGCGTATTGGCAGGCTCTCGAATTTACGGTTATCGGCCAGCAATCTCTTAAAGCGTTTGCGATCTCCGGGTTGAATATCAATTAACTTTGCAAGTTCATCAATTGTCGTCTTCAGATCGACCACCTTACTTAAGGTTATCTCTAGAGTATAGGCAGAATAATTATGTGCCAGAACGACGCCATTGCGGTCGAGTATCAGGCCGCGACTGGGCGCAATGGGCACGATGGAAATGCGATTATTCTCTGCCAAAGTTTGATAGTGGCTCTGTTGTATCGCCTGCAAATAAACAAAACGTGCCAGCAGAAGTAATAGCAGAAGTAACACAAACCCTAAACTTAACGCCAGACGCAGCCGAAAATAATGAATTTCTCGTTGAGTATCTTTAAACTCAATGTGACGCTTCATAACTGATCAGTTGCAGCACGGGGACGACGCAAGGCCTGTAACAATATGGTCACGGGTGCCCAAAGCAAGGCTGAAACGACACTGCCAATGAAGTATTCCCATGAAATACTGCCGCGTAACTGCCAATGCACCGCGGCATACACTGTATATGCAAGCAATAACAGCGGGAAAATTTGCAAGGTCTGCTGATGCAAATTGAACATCAACACCCGACGATGCAATACGATCCCGCTGAAAGCTAATATGGAGTATGCCAGTGCATGCTGTCCGAAGAGACTTGCATCCGCCACATCGGCAAGTATGCCTACCGTCCACGCAATGCTAATACCAACATGGTAGGGTTTGTGCGTGCACCAGTAGAGCAATACCAGCGCGACAAAATCTGGACGGAACGTCAGCAACATACCTTGCCATGGCAACCAATCAAGCAACAACGCAACGAGCAAACTAGCTGCGATGAAAATACGACTGACGGGCAACTGGAATTCCTGGTCTTTCAGAATACGGTCTCTCACCGCCCCCCCCGTTTGCCATTTTTGGGCTTGTCGGTCGCAGTTTCCACAACCACCTCTGGACGCTCCGGTAACTTCAGTAACGCGGACAAAATCAACAGTTGGCGCCGCTTATCCACCCCCGCAATCGGGGCACATAAAATGCGAGCAAAAGGATAGGCAGGATCGCGCTCGACATGGATTACCTTGGCCACCGGCAGGCCGGGCGGATAAGTGCCATCAATGCCGGACGTTACCAATACATCGCCATTCTGGATATCCGAACTGATGGGCATATAGCGCAGCGCCAGCTCACCGGTGTCACCAGAGCCAAACACCACTGCACGCAAACCATTGCGCAACACCTGCACCGGCACCGCGTGATCCTTATCAGTAATTAACGTGACCTCGCTCATCCAAGGATAAACGCGTGTAACCTGGCCAACGATACCGCTATCATCCATCACTATCTGTCCGGCTAACACATTTGCCTGCGTGCCTTTATCCAATAATATTTTGCGATTAAAAATATCTCGTTCGACATACATGATTTCGGCTAGCTGCATGGGATAATCGGCGCGTTGCTGCACCATAAGAAGGTTACGCAAGTGCTGGTTCTCTGCCTTCAGTACCTGCAGCTGTAGCAACTGCGCAATATCTAAAGTATGTTGATTGCGTAATTCAGCGTTGTCGCGAATCAAGCTGTTATGAGAGACAAAAAAATCATCAACCTCATGCCATAGCTTACTGGGTGCCGTGACTAACCGTTGCAGAGGGTACAACAAGACTGAAAGACCACTACGTATGGATTCCAGATATCGATAACGTACATCCACAAACAATAGCAGCAATGAAAGCAGCGCGAAAAATACCAGCCGGACGGCAGGAGAGGGGCCTCGATTGAAGAAGCGAAGGGGCTGGCTTTGTTCCATTAGGGCGTTTCAACAGCCATTTCTGCTTACAGTTCTCAGTTACAACACCATTGCTACTCTCTTCCATTTACGGAAGCAAAGTCGGAGAAGAAGGGCATTACTGGACTGTATTAATTTAAAATTATCCACACGCCGTTAAATCTGATGCTTAATCGCTGGTGAAAATTCCACTGTATTTATCCATCCGGTCAAGAGCCTTGCCGGAACCGCGCACCACACAGGTAAGGGGGTCATCCGCAATCAACACGGGCAAACCAGTCTCTTCCATCAATAAGCGGTCGATATCACGCAGCAATGCACCACCACCAGTCAGAACCATCCCCTTCCTGGCGATATCCGAACCCAGTTCAGGGGGGGTCTGCTCTAGCCCGATCTTCACCGCGCTGACAATATTATTAAGTGGATCAGTAAGGGCCTCCAGTATTTCATTACTGGAAATGGTAAAGCTACGCGGCACACCTTCCGCTAAATTACGTCCCATCACCTCCATTTCGCGCACTTCGCTGCCAGGAAATGCCGAACCGATTTCTTTCTTGATCTGTTCTGCGGTCGTTTCGCCAATCAACATGCCATAGTTACGACGAATATAATTAATGATAGCCTCGTCGAACTTATCGCCACCGACACGTATGGACCCGGAATACACCGCACCGCCCAGTGAAATCACACCTACTTCGGTGGTACCACCACCGATATCCACCACCATTGAGCCGTTTGGCTCCTCCACTGGCAGATCAGCGCCGATTGCTGCTGCCATAGGCTCTTCAATCAACTCCACCCGGCGCGCACCCGCACCATACGCTGATTCGCGGATAGCGCGCCGCTCTACTTGGGTGGAGCCACATGGCACACAAATCACGATGCGCGGGCTAGGACTAAAAATGCCGGATTTATGCACTCTCTTGATGAATTGCTTGAGCATTTGTTCGGTGACGGTAAAATCGGCAATTACGCCGTCCCTCATCGGGCGTATGACAGTAATATTGCCGGGCGTACGCCCGAGCATCTGCTTGGCTGCCAGCCCCACCTGCTGAATCACCTTCTTATCGTTCGGGCCACTCCCATGGCGAATTGCTACCACCGATGGCTCATCCAGCACAATGCCTTTGCCACGTGCCCAGATCAGGGTGTTAGCAGTGCCCAAATCTATCGCTAAATCATTAGCAAAATAGTTGTCAAAAAATCCAAACATGAAGAATCCCGGAATAGAAAAAAATGTGCCCAAATATCGCAAAAAATTAGTCTGGCAATGCTATTGATGATAACCTATTACGCTACCTTTAATAAAGATAAAGAATTCAGCCTATGTCGCTCAGTATTAATGATGTCTATAAAGTTGCCCGGCTAGCCAGACTAGGAATGACCGAGCAGGAAGCGCAAACAGCGCACGCCCAGCTTTTGAATATTTTTAGCTTGATCGCCGAAATGCAGGCAGTCGATACTAATGGGATTGCACCGATGTCGCACGCTCAGGATATATCCCAACGCTTGCGTGAGGATGTGGTCACAGAACACAATCAACGTGAACTATTTCAGGCTGCAGCCCCACAAATTAAAAAAGGATTGTATTTAGTACCACAAGTCATCGAATAACTTTCCAGTTCCAAGACCATGCTTAATTCCAGTTTGCTACAGCTAGGCGCCGCATTGCGCAACAAGAAAATTTCCAGCGTTGAATTAACGCAACTGTATCTTCACCGCATCACCGCACTCAACTCAAAACTCAATGCCTACATCACGGTAAATGAAGAGATGAGCTTGATGCAGGCACGTGCAGCTGATGTCCAATTGACGCAATCAAACCCCCATGCTCTCACTGGCATTCCCATTGCTCAGAAAGATATATTCTGTGCAATGGGCTGGCGTACTACCTGCGGCTCGAAAATGCTGTCTAATTTTATTGCCCCCTACGATGCGCATGTGATTGAACAATTCAACCGCGTCGGCGCAGTAAATCTGGGCAAGACCAACATGGACGAATTCGCCATGGGTTCCAGCAATGAAACTTCTTACTTTGGCAATGTAAAAAACCCCTGGAATAACAACGCCGTGCCCGGCGGCAGTTCTGGCGGCAGTGCAGCAGCGGTGTCGGCCCACTTATGCGCAGCAGCCACCGGCACCGACACGGGCGGCTCTATCCGCCAACCAGCCGCACTATGTGGCATCTCAGGCTTGAAACCCACTTATGGCGTCGTATCCCGCTACGGCATGATTGCCTTTGCTTCCAGCCTCGATCAGGCCGGGCCAATGGCCCGCAGCGCAGAAGATTTGGCGCTGCTGCTGAATGTAATGGCCGGTTTCGACGAGCGTGATTCCACCAGCCTGCAACGTGAGGCCGAAGATTACACACGACATTTAAATAAGCCGCTGAATGGCTTGCGCATCGGTCTGCCCAAAGAATTCTTCGCCGCAGGTTTGAGCACAGATGTCGCGCAAGCGATCGAAGCGTCCATTGCCGAATATAAAAAATTAGGTGCCAGTGTGGTAGACATCAGCCTGCCTAACTCGCGCCTGTCTATCCCAGTGTATTACGTGCTGGCCCCGGCTGAAGCCTCCAGCAATCTGTCGCGATACGACGGTGTGCGTTACGGCTACCGCGCGTCGGAATACACCAATCTTGCAGACATGTATGAAAAATCCCGCGCGCAAGGTTTCGGTGAAGAAGTAAAGCGGCGCATTATGATCGGCACTTATGTGCTATCGCACGGTTACTACGACGCCTATTATTTGCAGGCACAGAAAATTCGCCGCTTAATCGCGCAGGATTTTGTCGAAGCATTCAAGCAATGTGACGTCATCATGGGACC
This genomic interval from Candidatus Nitrotoga sp. AM1P contains the following:
- the modC gene encoding molybdenum ABC transporter ATP-binding protein — protein: MTLSVRARITHSNFIFDVDVDWPAEGVTVLFGRSGSGKTTLLRLIAGLERPNDARVSFRHEVWLNGRHWVPLHRRRIAMVFQEASLLPHLSVRENLLYGYKRTPIAERKLHLDEVVRMLGIENIIERNINKLSGGERQRVALGRALLTSPRLLLMDEPLSALDTQTKREILPYLERLVEEADVPIVYVTHAPAEVERLANRVVFLRDGRIDRVETLKHTLSRSDSPLFHDDGVVSVIKGQLGQKEHGLTSFYVGQDCFWLSTPIYSDSVGKSQRLRILAKDVGIALTKPENTSLLNVLPVTVQRIDPAREGHVLLGLRLSEGQNLFAEITAWSRDRLDLRKGLVVYAMIKTVALAE
- the modB gene encoding molybdate ABC transporter permease subunit, translated to MEYLRQSLSLSAEDWTAIWLTLRLCLYTTLILMVIATPIAWWLASGRSTYRTAVQAVVALPLVLPPTVLGFYLLITLGPRGFIGGALEDMGLHHLAFTFEGILIGSILYSMPFAVQPLQQAFTNLGRRPIEVAASLGAGLIDRFISVILPMTKGGFIVAMTLTFAHTMGEFGVILMVGGNIPGVTHVLSTTIYGYTEGMQYAAAGRLSLMLLIFAFIVLFVVYRFNRGFEMVKP
- a CDS encoding substrate-binding domain-containing protein, with translation MFHEPLAQAFVITKRAKDSALARQFAAYFQTPESRKIVESYGFVVPKK
- a CDS encoding TOBE domain-containing protein is translated as MTMPPKKQIGSFSAPLSLDFDGGKVSARRLELLAAIGQANSINGAAKTVGMTYKGAWEAVEAMNNLAGVPLVVARQGGRGGGRAELTEVGQRLVNEMGRIAALQTQFFAALDEDVTLGNSFQLLKRIEVKTSARNAFMGIVESVQQSVVNAEVTLKLASGEALYAIVTQDSVRSLDLVPGKVVYALIKASWIVLTPADEKIKTSARNRLCGVISHIEEGSVNTEVLLDLGKGVTLAAIITNESHKMLALTVGSCACALIKASHIIVGVD
- a CDS encoding septal ring lytic transglycosylase RlpA family protein; protein product: MNIQTGLIFFAVIILTACGSVPPRKDEMRSTPAPVIEAQATPTTPIAQSKRGGYLEGDSPGADVPANLDTIPNAVPRAEPLHRFANSQYTALGKTYTPLTTPGRFKERGIASWYGKKFHGKRTASGEIYDMYGMTAAHPTLPVPSYARVTNLSNKKSVVVRVNDRGPFLRERIIDLSYVAAYKLGIVDNGSAEVVVEVESLVADSNVQPIEITDSVVVTPLKPTTAMSVSSEPAAMGNVYLQLGAFRSQQGAESFLGRMNIEFEGGGKRVELYQKDDDMVRVHIGPYATQDEARAIAERLQPRLGFKPFVVLH
- the rodA gene encoding rod shape-determining protein RodA, translating into MIKRRVWQRFVAHLDPVLLTLLGLLLLVSLVVIYSASDGNWFRVLAQMTNILVACAALWIVANMPLHYLMRAAVPAYLLGMVLLIAVAFFGEITNGARRWLNIGVTTIQPSELMRIAVPLMMAWYFEKHEAMLTLKNYFVAILLLLLPVALIARQPDLGTAIMIAASGFYVLFLAGISWRIMLTFLVIIMASAPFAWSTLHDYQRHRIMMLLDPAQDALGRGYHTIQAIIAVGSGGIFGKGYLNGTQAHLDFLPERTTDFIFAVYSEEFGLLGNIVLLSLYLFVIARGFVITANASTYFTRLMAGSITLTFFTYAFVNMGMVSGILPVVGVPLPLISYGGTSMVTLLLGFGMLMSIHTHKKLVQT
- the mrdA gene encoding penicillin-binding protein 2, coding for MKRHIEFKDTQREIHYFRLRLALSLGFVLLLLLLLLARFVYLQAIQQSHYQTLAENNRISIVPIAPSRGLILDRNGVVLAHNYSAYTLEITLSKVVDLKTTIDELAKLIDIQPGDRKRFKRLLADNRKFESLPIRNRLTDDEVARFSTQRYRFPGVEIKARLFREYPYHEQISHLVGYIGRINESEIAQLEEDEIAANYRGSDYIGKTGIEQSYEGELHGKTGFQQVEVDAGGREVRVLSRTPPVSGNNLILTIDAKLQGIAEQAFGNYRGALVAIDPRNGEVLAFVSKPGYDPNLFIDGIDEQSWNELNNSPDVPLNNRALRGQYSPGSTIKPFMALAGLYYNKRTPGYTISDPGYFSLPGSRHRYRDWKKDGHGSVDLFKSIVVSCDTYYYGLATELGIDNIYSFFSEFGFGKKTGIDMEGEVSGLMPSQEWKQKRYKQKWYTGDTVSVGIGQGYNLVTPLQLAYATAVLANDGVAYRPHLLKEVQSSRTSEKRTLGTNPESNLNLNSEHVALVKSAMVAVTQPGGTAAKAGAGASYSFAGKTGTAQVIGIKQGEKYIESKIQERHRDHAWFMAFAPSDQPKIALAVLVENGGHGSSTAAPIARKVLDYFLLGKVPHPLLTVDEAEGVEHD
- the mreD gene encoding rod shape-determining protein MreD, producing the protein MRDRILKDQEFQLPVSRIFIAASLLVALLLDWLPWQGMLLTFRPDFVALVLLYWCTHKPYHVGISIAWTVGILADVADASLFGQHALAYSILAFSGIVLHRRVLMFNLHQQTLQIFPLLLLAYTVYAAVHWQLRGSISWEYFIGSVVSALLWAPVTILLQALRRPRAATDQL
- the mreC gene encoding rod shape-determining protein MreC is translated as MEQSQPLRFFNRGPSPAVRLVFFALLSLLLLFVDVRYRYLESIRSGLSVLLYPLQRLVTAPSKLWHEVDDFFVSHNSLIRDNAELRNQHTLDIAQLLQLQVLKAENQHLRNLLMVQQRADYPMQLAEIMYVERDIFNRKILLDKGTQANVLAGQIVMDDSGIVGQVTRVYPWMSEVTLITDKDHAVPVQVLRNGLRAVVFGSGDTGELALRYMPISSDIQNGDVLVTSGIDGTYPPGLPVAKVIHVERDPAYPFARILCAPIAGVDKRRQLLILSALLKLPERPEVVVETATDKPKNGKRGGR
- a CDS encoding rod shape-determining protein, whose translation is MFGFFDNYFANDLAIDLGTANTLIWARGKGIVLDEPSVVAIRHGSGPNDKKVIQQVGLAAKQMLGRTPGNITVIRPMRDGVIADFTVTEQMLKQFIKRVHKSGIFSPSPRIVICVPCGSTQVERRAIRESAYGAGARRVELIEEPMAAAIGADLPVEEPNGSMVVDIGGGTTEVGVISLGGAVYSGSIRVGGDKFDEAIINYIRRNYGMLIGETTAEQIKKEIGSAFPGSEVREMEVMGRNLAEGVPRSFTISSNEILEALTDPLNNIVSAVKIGLEQTPPELGSDIARKGMVLTGGGALLRDIDRLLMEETGLPVLIADDPLTCVVRGSGKALDRMDKYSGIFTSD
- the gatC gene encoding Asp-tRNA(Asn)/Glu-tRNA(Gln) amidotransferase subunit GatC encodes the protein MSLSINDVYKVARLARLGMTEQEAQTAHAQLLNIFSLIAEMQAVDTNGIAPMSHAQDISQRLREDVVTEHNQRELFQAAAPQIKKGLYLVPQVIE
- the gatA gene encoding Asp-tRNA(Asn)/Glu-tRNA(Gln) amidotransferase subunit GatA encodes the protein MLNSSLLQLGAALRNKKISSVELTQLYLHRITALNSKLNAYITVNEEMSLMQARAADVQLTQSNPHALTGIPIAQKDIFCAMGWRTTCGSKMLSNFIAPYDAHVIEQFNRVGAVNLGKTNMDEFAMGSSNETSYFGNVKNPWNNNAVPGGSSGGSAAAVSAHLCAAATGTDTGGSIRQPAALCGISGLKPTYGVVSRYGMIAFASSLDQAGPMARSAEDLALLLNVMAGFDERDSTSLQREAEDYTRHLNKPLNGLRIGLPKEFFAAGLSTDVAQAIEASIAEYKKLGASVVDISLPNSRLSIPVYYVLAPAEASSNLSRYDGVRYGYRASEYTNLADMYEKSRAQGFGEEVKRRIMIGTYVLSHGYYDAYYLQAQKIRRLIAQDFVEAFKQCDVIMGPTTPTTAFNLAEKNDDPVQMYLSDIYTIAVNLAGLPGMSIPAGFGGNGLPVGLQIIGNYFDEARMLNVAHQYQQVTDWHTRTPQHIEM